A genomic segment from Thermotoga neapolitana DSM 4359 encodes:
- the ffh gene encoding signal recognition particle protein, protein MFENLQEKLSRVFKNLSGRGKITEKNVKDAVREVKLSLLEADVNYKVVKEFVDHVLQKALGEEVLKSLTPDQQFIKIVRDELIKIMGEKNEPLRLIHRPAPIMMVGLQGSGKTTTCAKLAKLLKKEGRNPLLVAADLYRPAAVDQLVKLGNQIGVNVVHDYNKSPVEIVKEGIQEAERTGKDVLIVDTAGRLHIDEDMMRELEEIKAILNPDEILLVVDAMMGQDAVNTAKVFDERLDLTGFVVTKMDGDARGGVILSIKYVTGKPVKFIGTSEKLDGLEPFHPDRIANRILGMGDVLSLIEKVERELDQEKMKKSAEKFLKAEFTLEDFKEQLQEMKKLGPLSSILEMLPGAPKVDVEMSEKELKKIEAIINSMTIEERRNPRIIDASRKRRIARGSGTTVQDVNKLLKSYEQMKVLMKRMKKGKFKIPFGF, encoded by the coding sequence ATGTTCGAAAATCTTCAGGAAAAACTGTCCAGGGTTTTCAAAAACCTTTCTGGACGCGGAAAGATAACTGAAAAAAACGTAAAAGATGCCGTCAGGGAAGTGAAACTTTCCCTGCTGGAAGCTGATGTCAACTACAAAGTTGTGAAGGAGTTCGTTGATCACGTTTTACAGAAGGCACTCGGTGAAGAGGTACTCAAGAGCCTGACACCGGATCAGCAGTTCATAAAGATCGTAAGGGACGAGCTGATCAAGATAATGGGCGAAAAGAACGAACCTCTGAGATTGATTCACAGACCCGCTCCCATAATGATGGTGGGACTTCAGGGGAGCGGAAAAACTACGACATGTGCAAAGCTCGCAAAACTTCTCAAAAAAGAAGGGAGAAACCCTCTGCTCGTTGCGGCCGACCTTTACAGACCCGCGGCGGTGGATCAGCTCGTGAAACTCGGAAACCAGATAGGGGTGAACGTAGTCCACGATTACAACAAGTCACCTGTTGAGATAGTAAAAGAGGGTATTCAGGAGGCAGAAAGAACGGGAAAAGACGTTCTCATAGTCGATACGGCAGGACGCCTTCACATAGATGAGGATATGATGAGAGAACTTGAAGAGATAAAGGCCATTCTCAATCCCGATGAGATTCTGCTCGTCGTGGATGCGATGATGGGACAGGATGCGGTCAACACTGCAAAGGTCTTCGATGAAAGGCTCGACCTTACAGGGTTTGTTGTGACGAAGATGGACGGAGACGCAAGGGGCGGGGTGATCCTGTCCATAAAGTACGTAACGGGAAAACCTGTCAAATTCATAGGAACGAGCGAAAAACTCGACGGGCTGGAACCCTTCCACCCGGACAGGATCGCAAACAGAATCCTCGGCATGGGAGACGTTCTTTCCCTGATCGAGAAGGTGGAGAGGGAACTCGACCAGGAAAAGATGAAAAAGAGTGCCGAAAAGTTCTTGAAAGCAGAGTTCACCCTGGAGGACTTCAAAGAACAGCTTCAGGAGATGAAAAAATTGGGACCACTCTCTTCCATCCTGGAGATGCTCCCGGGCGCTCCTAAGGTGGACGTCGAAATGAGCGAAAAAGAACTGAAAAAGATAGAAGCCATCATAAATTCTATGACCATAGAAGAAAGAAGAAATCCACGGATAATAGATGCAAGCCGGAAAAGAAGGATCGCCCGCGGAAGTGGCACCACCGTCCAGGATGTGAACAAACTTCTCAAAAGTTATGAACAGATGAAAGTTCTCATGAAGAGAATGAAGAAAGGGAAATTCAAAATACCATTTGGGTTCTGA
- the rpsP gene encoding 30S ribosomal protein S16 — protein MVRIRLTRMGKRKQPFYRIVVVDSRKRRDGAYIESLGYYNPLKEGEIKIDVERAVDWILKGAQPSDTVRDIFKKFGVMKRVHEIKYGKKEEATSE, from the coding sequence GTGGTCAGGATAAGACTCACGAGAATGGGAAAGAGGAAGCAGCCCTTTTACAGAATAGTGGTTGTGGACAGCAGGAAGAGAAGAGATGGTGCGTACATTGAATCTCTCGGCTACTACAACCCCCTGAAAGAAGGGGAGATAAAGATCGATGTCGAAAGGGCCGTGGACTGGATATTGAAAGGAGCCCAGCCAAGTGACACCGTGAGGGATATTTTCAAAAAGTTCGGTGTTATGAAGAGGGTACATGAAATAAAGTACGGAAAGAAGGAGGAGGCAACCTCTGAATGA
- a CDS encoding acylphosphatase produces MKALKIRVEGIVQGVGFRYFTRRIARTLGIKGYVMNMDDGSVFIHAEGEEEKLRRFLNEVSKGPPAAVVTNISVEETSPEGYEDFAIRYY; encoded by the coding sequence ATGAAGGCCCTGAAAATAAGAGTTGAAGGGATCGTACAGGGAGTTGGATTCCGGTATTTTACCAGAAGGATCGCCAGAACCCTTGGTATAAAGGGCTATGTGATGAACATGGACGATGGATCCGTCTTCATCCATGCTGAAGGTGAGGAAGAAAAACTTCGACGGTTCCTGAACGAGGTATCGAAGGGCCCTCCGGCAGCCGTTGTAACGAATATAAGCGTTGAAGAGACCTCTCCAGAGGGGTACGAGGACTTCGCGATCAGATATTATTAA
- a CDS encoding KH domain-containing protein: protein MKELVEKILRGIVKHPEEVVVVEFDEEGKKVYEIVVNEEDVGQVIGKDGRTIKSLKILLSALLGDSKGITIRVVR, encoded by the coding sequence ATGAAAGAACTCGTTGAAAAGATCCTTCGGGGGATAGTGAAACATCCCGAAGAAGTGGTGGTTGTTGAGTTCGACGAAGAAGGGAAAAAGGTGTACGAGATAGTGGTGAACGAAGAAGACGTTGGACAGGTCATAGGAAAAGATGGAAGGACCATAAAGTCTTTGAAGATTCTGTTAAGTGCTCTCCTGGGTGACTCCAAGGGGATCACCATCAGGGTGGTCAGGTGA
- the rimM gene encoding ribosome maturation factor RimM (Essential for efficient processing of 16S rRNA) produces MIKTVQDLINERIAVGKVVNTHGLKGEVKFFPYTNSEEIVKNLSSVVLYNREKKVFYNLSVESVRRMNKLFLIKFETIDTVEAAEKIKGCEVFIKYEELPPLQNDEYYFYEILGCEVYYESGECVGKVVDIIETGSNDVLVVKKKNRETLIPMIKDCVVEIKKPEKKIVVKELEWI; encoded by the coding sequence ATGATAAAGACCGTTCAGGACCTGATCAACGAAAGAATTGCCGTTGGAAAGGTTGTCAACACTCATGGATTGAAGGGAGAGGTTAAGTTCTTCCCCTACACGAACTCGGAAGAGATTGTGAAGAACCTCTCCAGCGTCGTGCTTTACAACAGGGAAAAGAAGGTCTTCTACAACCTATCCGTCGAGTCCGTGAGGAGAATGAACAAGCTTTTCCTGATCAAATTTGAAACGATCGACACAGTGGAGGCAGCAGAGAAGATAAAAGGGTGTGAAGTCTTCATAAAGTACGAAGAACTACCTCCCCTTCAAAACGATGAGTACTACTTCTACGAAATACTGGGATGCGAGGTTTACTACGAATCTGGAGAGTGTGTTGGAAAGGTCGTCGACATAATCGAGACAGGATCGAACGACGTCCTCGTGGTCAAAAAGAAGAACAGGGAAACGCTGATTCCCATGATAAAAGACTGTGTCGTTGAAATCAAAAAGCCTGAAAAGAAGATCGTGGTTAAGGAACTGGAGTGGATCTGA